A single window of Acetohalobium arabaticum DSM 5501 DNA harbors:
- a CDS encoding Ger(x)C family spore germination protein, with the protein MINGMIKKILILLILIFTVLPLTGCWDIREIEQTQFPSYITVDKAKEEVAAPYLYSLQFPILRPKAPKKVNNLSVTAYSIENAINNLQNRSVGVISLGMLKTIIFSKEVAKEGLLPQIDALWRNPLIPGSVLLAITPKQAAKIKKVKVPTTENRGQYLDLLFRTTSRNTLLPERNLTNFFSNLKTTGIEPVIPIIKYGKTDIKIIGTALFRKDKMIGKLQVPETRSLALLKENFSKGEIALKVDNHIVTYYVQQTNSQIKPSYHDGKFTFNINLELDVDVVENTSSKRLTDNKTALANMERHLESALKKEIDNLFTELQKYKSDAIGIGRRVKVKDRELLGIEIPSFMVACFYGSYP; encoded by the coding sequence GTGATCAACGGCATGATTAAAAAGATTTTAATTCTGTTGATTCTAATTTTTACTGTACTGCCTTTAACAGGCTGCTGGGATATTCGAGAAATAGAACAGACCCAATTTCCAAGTTATATAACAGTTGATAAGGCTAAAGAGGAGGTCGCAGCCCCTTACTTATACTCACTCCAATTTCCAATTTTACGTCCTAAGGCGCCTAAAAAGGTTAATAATCTATCAGTGACAGCCTATTCAATTGAGAATGCTATCAATAATCTACAGAATAGGAGTGTTGGTGTTATCTCATTAGGGATGCTAAAGACAATTATCTTTAGTAAGGAAGTTGCCAAAGAGGGACTGCTGCCTCAAATTGATGCTCTGTGGCGTAATCCGCTGATCCCAGGCTCAGTCTTACTTGCTATTACTCCTAAGCAAGCTGCTAAAATTAAAAAAGTTAAAGTTCCTACTACGGAAAATCGAGGCCAATATCTTGATCTACTATTTAGAACTACCTCGCGTAATACTTTGCTGCCAGAGAGAAATCTAACCAATTTCTTTAGCAACTTAAAGACTACAGGTATTGAACCTGTGATTCCAATAATCAAGTATGGTAAGACTGATATCAAGATTATAGGCACTGCTCTATTTAGGAAGGATAAGATGATAGGGAAGCTACAAGTACCGGAGACTAGATCCTTAGCACTACTGAAAGAAAACTTTAGTAAAGGAGAAATTGCACTCAAAGTTGATAATCATATAGTTACTTACTATGTTCAACAGACTAATTCTCAAATTAAACCCAGTTATCATGACGGCAAATTCACTTTTAATATTAATCTAGAACTGGATGTTGATGTAGTAGAGAATACATCATCTAAACGACTAACTGATAATAAAACAGCCTTAGCTAATATGGAACGTCACTTAGAATCAGCTCTTAAGAAGGAGATTGATAACTTATTTACTGAATTACAGAAATATAAGAGTGATGCCATCGGAATCGGTCGAAGAGTAAAAGTGAAAGACCGTGAACTACTCGGCATTGAAATACCGAGCTTCATGGTCGCCTGCTTTTATGGGAGTTACCCGTAA
- a CDS encoding Ger(x)C family spore germination protein, with protein sequence MTKLKQILTILLICCLATIVSGCWSSREFDSLALVKGIGVDLAKEEDRVKFTVQLSKPQEQQGGGQSGGAAQQFWTTSSTGYSIFEANRNLVKTVGRQPFYSHSEVVIIGEELARQGIKPYIDLFNRDPELRRRAYIAIARGEEAEKILQSSHGIEPLSAIAVKQIINGQSITGTIFASDLREFTISMLSDTKDTVTAPIQLKEGGPKEESKEEEKNLLYINGGAVFRDDKLVGWLTRKETRGLNWVLKPNEVTGGILIKAPDEEEKITIETVHAKSQVEAQLEDNHFKIKLKIDAEGSIAEDLSRNYNITREANISQLNKRFAQVINNEIINALKKSQKYKADIFGFGEKINEEYPQEFKKRVDNWDKIYAKLPVKIEVTANIRRPGLIEEGIGTYK encoded by the coding sequence GTGACTAAACTAAAACAGATACTCACTATTCTTCTCATCTGCTGTTTAGCAACTATTGTCAGCGGCTGCTGGAGCAGTAGAGAATTTGATTCTCTTGCTTTAGTAAAAGGTATCGGAGTAGACTTAGCTAAAGAAGAAGACCGCGTTAAATTCACTGTTCAACTGAGCAAACCCCAAGAACAACAAGGTGGAGGACAGAGTGGAGGTGCTGCACAGCAATTCTGGACTACTAGCTCTACCGGTTATAGTATCTTTGAAGCTAACCGTAATTTAGTCAAAACAGTAGGCCGTCAACCCTTCTATTCCCACAGTGAAGTAGTTATTATCGGTGAAGAGCTGGCCCGACAGGGTATTAAACCCTATATTGACCTCTTTAACCGCGATCCTGAACTGCGTCGGCGGGCCTATATAGCTATTGCCCGGGGCGAGGAAGCAGAAAAGATCCTACAGAGTTCCCATGGAATTGAGCCGCTTTCAGCTATTGCAGTTAAACAAATCATCAACGGTCAGAGTATAACTGGGACTATCTTTGCCAGTGATCTGCGTGAATTCACAATTTCAATGCTCAGTGATACTAAGGATACAGTTACTGCTCCTATCCAGTTAAAAGAAGGAGGACCTAAAGAAGAGTCGAAAGAAGAAGAAAAGAACTTACTTTATATTAATGGCGGAGCAGTCTTTAGAGATGATAAACTAGTTGGTTGGTTAACCCGTAAAGAAACTCGAGGGCTTAACTGGGTGCTTAAACCTAACGAAGTAACCGGCGGGATTTTAATCAAAGCCCCCGATGAAGAAGAAAAGATTACTATTGAAACAGTCCATGCTAAATCCCAAGTAGAAGCCCAATTAGAAGATAACCACTTCAAAATAAAATTAAAAATAGATGCTGAAGGTAGTATCGCTGAAGATTTAAGCCGCAATTATAATATCACTCGCGAAGCTAATATTTCTCAATTAAATAAGCGTTTTGCTCAAGTAATTAACAACGAAATCATTAATGCGCTCAAGAAGAGCCAAAAGTATAAAGCAGATATCTTCGGTTTTGGTGAAAAAATTAATGAAGAGTATCCACAGGAATTTAAGAAAAGAGTGGATAACTGGGACAAAATCTATGCTAAGCTTCCCGTAAAAATTGAAGTTACAGCAAATATTAGACGGCCAGGGTTAATTGAAGAAGGAATTGGAACTTATAAGTAA
- the cysD gene encoding sulfate adenylyltransferase subunit CysD: MDHLDRLENKSIHIIREAYSEFNNLSMLWSIGKDSTVLLWLARKAFFGHVPLPLVHIDTDYKIPEMIEHRDRLAKEWELDMIYGQNEAALENKETFPDGNTTRIECCKNLKSEALKKTLNGTWPRYRMNHNTGKYEVEENPEPYTGVIVGVRADEEGTRSKERYFSPRDTNNDWDLGDQPPEFWDQYKTDFAPGTHVRIHPLLDWKEVDIWRYIERENIPMVSLYYDQGDGTRYRSLGCAPCTDPVESTASTPQEIVKELESGKFSNIAERAGRKQDEEDGGGLEELRKEGYM, translated from the coding sequence ATGGATCATCTGGATCGTTTGGAGAATAAGAGTATTCATATTATCCGAGAGGCTTATAGTGAATTTAATAACTTATCAATGTTATGGTCGATTGGCAAGGATAGTACAGTCTTATTATGGTTAGCCCGAAAGGCCTTCTTTGGTCATGTACCGCTCCCTTTAGTCCATATAGATACTGATTATAAGATTCCAGAAATGATTGAACATAGAGATAGATTGGCTAAAGAATGGGAGCTGGATATGATTTACGGCCAGAATGAAGCTGCTTTAGAGAATAAGGAGACTTTTCCTGACGGCAATACTACGCGGATAGAGTGCTGTAAGAATCTGAAGTCGGAAGCATTAAAGAAGACATTAAACGGCACCTGGCCGCGGTATAGAATGAATCATAATACTGGTAAGTATGAGGTAGAAGAGAATCCTGAACCGTATACTGGTGTAATTGTCGGTGTCAGAGCTGATGAGGAGGGTACTCGTTCCAAGGAGCGATACTTCTCGCCGCGGGATACGAATAATGATTGGGATCTCGGTGATCAGCCGCCGGAGTTTTGGGACCAGTATAAGACTGATTTTGCGCCGGGGACTCATGTACGGATTCATCCATTGTTAGACTGGAAAGAAGTAGATATCTGGCGCTATATTGAGCGGGAGAATATTCCGATGGTTTCACTCTATTATGATCAAGGGGACGGAACTAGATATCGGTCATTAGGCTGTGCCCCCTGTACTGACCCGGTGGAGTCGACGGCCAGTACACCGCAGGAGATAGTTAAGGAATTAGAGAGTGGTAAATTTTCTAATATTGCTGAACGTGCTGGGAGGAAACAAGATGAAGAGGACGGTGGAGGTCTCGAGGAACTTCGTAAAGAAGGATATATGTAA
- a CDS encoding GerAB/ArcD/ProY family transporter, whose translation MKTRISPYQATLLLVSTIIGTAIVLLPTLIVQDAKQDAWLSGIILIAFALIISIIYSLIANRMERTDLIAFSRQTFGQIITTILTGGLVIYFVITSGTVTRQISEIMVSTYLPETPLWFLNLNIILTAAAFVYYGLEVTARVLEIIFYLFLVTFLIAIIILTKDMSPAFLQPVLSEGFKPILKSIYPGLVIFGEFFIVLIFAPQIAEPNKVYKSLVSSIAISGVLMMIVILSTLMIFGPGMTANLTFPLLSAHRYAQALGVIERLDPLFIFYWVGGGVLKAAIFFYGAVYTIQKLFRLSTYYIIIPFTIPPIFYISSYYFKNVRELADFLHQMVPLYIAIQVVYPILLLIFSTLRGVDSSD comes from the coding sequence ATGAAAACTAGAATTTCTCCTTACCAGGCAACTCTATTATTAGTATCAACTATTATAGGTACTGCCATAGTACTACTGCCTACATTAATAGTTCAGGATGCTAAGCAGGATGCCTGGCTGTCAGGAATTATCTTAATTGCTTTTGCTCTCATTATTTCTATTATCTATTCTCTAATCGCTAATAGAATGGAGCGTACCGACTTAATAGCCTTTAGCCGCCAGACCTTTGGTCAGATTATAACTACTATCTTAACTGGAGGCTTAGTTATCTATTTTGTAATTACTAGCGGCACTGTAACCCGACAGATATCTGAAATTATGGTCAGTACCTATCTTCCAGAAACTCCACTCTGGTTTTTAAATTTAAATATTATTTTAACTGCGGCTGCCTTTGTTTACTACGGTCTGGAAGTTACAGCTCGTGTACTGGAAATTATCTTTTATCTCTTTTTAGTTACTTTTTTAATAGCAATTATAATCTTAACTAAGGATATGTCGCCGGCTTTTCTACAGCCTGTATTAAGCGAAGGCTTTAAACCTATATTAAAGAGCATCTATCCGGGACTAGTAATCTTTGGTGAATTCTTTATAGTTTTAATCTTTGCTCCGCAGATAGCAGAACCGAATAAAGTCTATAAATCCTTAGTTAGTTCAATAGCAATTAGCGGCGTTTTAATGATGATTGTTATTCTTTCAACATTGATGATTTTTGGACCGGGAATGACAGCTAATCTAACTTTTCCGCTCTTATCGGCTCATAGATATGCTCAGGCTTTAGGTGTTATTGAACGATTAGATCCGCTATTTATCTTTTACTGGGTTGGAGGAGGAGTATTAAAAGCAGCTATTTTCTTTTACGGTGCTGTCTATACTATTCAAAAGTTATTTCGTTTATCTACTTATTATATAATAATTCCCTTTACAATACCGCCTATCTTCTATATCTCATCCTATTACTTTAAAAATGTAAGGGAATTAGCAGACTTTCTACATCAAATGGTGCCCTTGTATATAGCTATACAAGTAGTCTATCCTATTTTATTATTAATCTTTAGTACCTTACGAGGAGTTGATTCTAGTGACTAA
- a CDS encoding GTP-binding protein: MTTELAEQKEDLNIVIAGHVDHGKSTIIGRLLADTDSLPEGKLEQVKKTCRKNSKPFEYAFLLDALKDEQSQGITIDSARCFFETEKREYIILDAPGHIEFLKNMVTGAARAEAALLVIDADEGIQENSKRHGYMLSMLGIDQIVVLVNKMDLVDYNQEIYDEIVEDYTEFLHEIDIQPETFLPVSGMEGDNIASLSDNTPWYEDETVLEVLDSFAAEELPMDQPFRMPVQDVYKFTKGGDDRRIIAGTITSGQVNVGDEVVFYPSGKKSTVKSIEGFNRPTTVSASVGESTGFTLEEQIYITRGEVATIDDEPQPESTSRIKANIFWLGRKEMTKDKEYYLKLGTAKVRARIEEIERVIDASDLSQNEAKDRIERHDVAECILKLDKAIAFDLANEIAETSRFVIVDEHEIAGGGIVQEALEDKQSWIREKVMLRNYKWEKSHITNDERAEKYNQKSTLVLITGEEDVGKKPTAKALEKRLFNDSKIVYFLGIGNVLYGVDADIKGTEENNHRKEHLRRLAEVSNIMLDAGAILAVTAVELTQDDLELIKTTVNPDKIKTVWLGKNVTTDINYDLHIPEFESEKEAAGKIKGLLQEQEIIFKP, translated from the coding sequence ATGACTACGGAATTGGCTGAACAGAAGGAAGATTTGAATATAGTGATTGCTGGTCATGTTGATCATGGTAAGAGTACGATTATCGGTAGGTTACTGGCTGATACGGATTCGTTACCTGAAGGTAAGCTTGAACAGGTCAAGAAGACCTGCCGCAAGAATTCTAAGCCGTTTGAGTATGCTTTCTTACTTGATGCATTAAAGGATGAACAGTCGCAGGGAATTACTATAGATTCGGCGCGGTGTTTCTTTGAGACGGAGAAGCGGGAGTATATTATTCTTGATGCGCCGGGGCATATTGAGTTTTTGAAGAATATGGTGACGGGAGCGGCTAGAGCTGAGGCTGCTCTGTTGGTGATTGATGCTGATGAAGGAATCCAGGAGAATTCTAAGCGGCACGGCTATATGTTGTCGATGCTAGGTATTGATCAGATAGTTGTGTTGGTTAATAAGATGGATTTAGTTGATTATAATCAGGAAATTTATGATGAAATTGTGGAGGATTATACGGAGTTTTTACATGAGATAGATATACAGCCGGAGACTTTTCTGCCGGTCAGCGGTATGGAAGGCGATAATATCGCTAGTCTATCTGATAATACGCCGTGGTATGAAGATGAGACTGTATTGGAAGTGCTGGACAGCTTTGCTGCGGAAGAGTTACCGATGGATCAACCCTTTAGAATGCCGGTGCAGGATGTCTATAAGTTTACTAAAGGCGGTGATGATCGCCGGATTATAGCCGGGACAATAACTTCTGGTCAGGTCAATGTTGGTGATGAGGTAGTCTTTTATCCTTCGGGTAAGAAGAGTACGGTTAAGTCGATTGAAGGTTTTAACAGACCAACAACAGTAAGTGCCAGTGTAGGAGAGTCTACCGGCTTTACTCTGGAGGAACAGATCTATATTACCCGCGGTGAAGTAGCTACTATTGATGATGAGCCACAGCCAGAATCTACATCTCGAATTAAAGCCAATATCTTTTGGCTAGGTAGAAAGGAAATGACTAAAGATAAGGAGTATTACTTAAAGCTCGGTACAGCTAAAGTAAGAGCTAGAATAGAAGAGATTGAACGAGTAATCGATGCTTCGGATTTGAGTCAGAATGAAGCAAAAGATAGGATAGAAAGACATGATGTAGCGGAATGCATCTTGAAGCTGGATAAAGCAATTGCTTTTGATTTAGCCAATGAAATAGCTGAAACCAGCCGGTTTGTAATTGTAGATGAGCATGAGATTGCCGGTGGCGGTATAGTACAAGAAGCCCTAGAAGATAAACAGAGCTGGATTCGAGAGAAGGTAATGCTCAGAAATTATAAGTGGGAGAAGAGTCATATTACTAATGATGAACGGGCTGAGAAGTATAATCAGAAGTCTACTTTAGTCTTAATTACCGGCGAAGAAGATGTAGGTAAGAAGCCGACGGCTAAGGCTTTGGAGAAGCGACTATTCAATGACAGTAAGATAGTTTACTTTTTAGGAATCGGTAATGTCTTATATGGTGTGGATGCGGATATTAAAGGAACAGAAGAGAATAATCACCGGAAGGAGCACTTGAGGAGACTGGCGGAAGTATCGAATATTATGCTCGATGCAGGAGCGATTTTAGCTGTAACTGCTGTGGAGTTAACTCAGGATGATTTAGAGTTGATTAAGACTACTGTGAATCCTGATAAGATAAAGACAGTCTGGTTAGGAAAGAATGTAACTACGGATATTAATTATGATTTGCATATACCGGAGTTTGAGTCTGAGAAAGAAGCAGCAGGTAAGATTAAAGGATTATTACAGGAGCAGGAAATCATCTTCAAACCATAA
- a CDS encoding urocanate hydratase, with protein sequence MEFDVSKAMKIKLSDELPEKTEFKEGIRRAPRRELNLSQEEMELALKNALRYIPPKLHEELAPEFMDELLTHGRIYGYRYRPEGEIKAKPIHEYKGKTLEGKALQLMIDNNLDFDVALYPYELVTYGETGQVCQNWMQYRLIKKYLQEMTQDQTLVVQSGHPLGLFPSKPEAPRVISTNGLMVGMYDNLENFNKAAALGVANYGQMTAGGWMYIGPQGIVHGTYNTLLNAGRKFLDNDLDEDLSGQLYITSGLGGMSGAQAKAVEIAGGIGVIAEVDESRIETRHEQGWLSKISDDLDEIFDWVAEYQQSGEAVSIAYHGNVVDLLDYVVENDIEVDLLSDQTSCHEPYTGGYNPVGFTFEEGRELLNNKPEEFRKEVDKSLRKHYSLIKKLVDRGAYFFDYGNSFMKAVYDAGVKEIAKNEDDPTQGFIFPSYVEDVMGPICFDYGYGPFRWVCLSGKDEDLRKTDQAAMECIDPDRRAQDYDNYQWIADAEENELVVGSKARILYADGPGRVEIALKFNELVREGEIGPVMLGRDHHDVSGTDSPFRETANIKDGSNIMAEMSVHCFAGNCARGMTLAVESNGGGVGIGKAFNGGFGLVLDGSKRVDEIIKSALDWDVHSGVARRAWARNENAIETMMDWNKEHGAKGHATLPYQPEEGLVEDTVANSLKEQN encoded by the coding sequence ATGGAATTTGATGTATCTAAGGCAATGAAGATTAAGTTATCCGATGAATTGCCAGAAAAGACTGAATTTAAAGAAGGAATTAGACGGGCCCCAAGGCGGGAGTTGAATCTAAGCCAGGAGGAGATGGAGCTTGCTTTAAAGAATGCTCTGCGGTATATACCGCCTAAGCTGCATGAAGAGTTAGCACCAGAATTTATGGACGAGCTGTTAACACATGGTCGAATCTATGGTTACCGCTATCGTCCAGAGGGTGAGATTAAGGCTAAGCCGATCCATGAGTATAAGGGAAAGACATTAGAAGGCAAGGCTTTACAGTTAATGATCGATAATAATCTGGACTTCGATGTAGCCCTATATCCTTATGAATTAGTAACCTATGGAGAGACAGGCCAGGTTTGTCAGAACTGGATGCAGTATCGACTAATTAAGAAGTATCTACAGGAGATGACTCAGGATCAGACATTGGTAGTCCAGTCCGGCCATCCTTTAGGTCTATTCCCATCTAAGCCTGAAGCGCCACGTGTAATTTCGACTAATGGCTTAATGGTGGGTATGTATGATAATTTAGAGAACTTCAATAAGGCTGCTGCTTTAGGTGTAGCCAACTATGGTCAGATGACAGCTGGAGGCTGGATGTATATCGGACCGCAAGGAATCGTTCACGGTACCTATAATACTTTACTTAATGCCGGACGTAAGTTTTTGGATAATGATTTAGATGAGGATCTATCTGGACAGTTATATATTACTTCCGGTTTAGGAGGTATGAGCGGTGCCCAGGCTAAGGCAGTTGAGATTGCCGGTGGTATCGGTGTAATTGCTGAAGTTGATGAATCCAGAATTGAGACTAGACATGAGCAGGGCTGGTTAAGCAAGATTTCTGATGACTTAGATGAGATCTTTGACTGGGTAGCAGAGTATCAACAGAGCGGTGAAGCTGTATCTATAGCTTATCACGGTAATGTTGTTGATTTATTGGATTATGTAGTAGAGAATGATATTGAAGTCGATCTTTTATCTGATCAGACTTCCTGCCATGAGCCTTATACTGGAGGCTATAACCCTGTTGGTTTTACATTTGAAGAGGGACGTGAGCTACTAAATAATAAGCCTGAAGAGTTCAGAAAAGAAGTTGATAAGTCATTAAGGAAGCATTATAGTTTGATTAAAAAGCTTGTAGACCGCGGTGCTTACTTCTTTGATTACGGTAACAGCTTTATGAAGGCAGTTTATGATGCTGGAGTTAAGGAGATAGCTAAGAATGAGGATGATCCTACTCAAGGATTTATCTTCCCATCCTATGTAGAAGATGTTATGGGGCCGATCTGTTTTGATTACGGATATGGACCTTTCCGCTGGGTCTGCTTGAGCGGTAAGGATGAAGATTTAAGAAAGACAGATCAGGCTGCTATGGAATGTATCGATCCTGATCGCAGAGCTCAGGATTATGATAATTATCAGTGGATTGCTGATGCTGAGGAGAATGAGCTTGTTGTTGGTTCTAAAGCCCGAATTCTATATGCTGATGGTCCAGGTCGAGTTGAGATTGCTCTTAAATTCAATGAATTAGTAAGGGAAGGTGAGATTGGTCCTGTTATGTTAGGCCGTGATCACCATGATGTCAGCGGTACAGACTCACCATTTAGAGAAACTGCTAATATTAAAGATGGTAGTAATATTATGGCTGAAATGTCCGTTCACTGTTTTGCTGGTAACTGTGCTCGCGGTATGACATTAGCTGTAGAGAGTAACGGCGGCGGTGTTGGAATTGGTAAAGCCTTTAACGGTGGATTCGGTTTAGTACTTGACGGCAGTAAGCGGGTAGATGAAATTATTAAGTCAGCCCTTGATTGG
- a CDS encoding RNA-guided endonuclease InsQ/TnpB family protein, which produces MKLAKYFIHKPNQTQQIVLGCLAYASARLYNIGNYQRKNWSKDSDKEYPDWYKQKKQLKENFWYKNLPSQTAQETLKILADNWDSFYQSKKDYQNNPDKYTGEPNPPNYKPKDSKFNFRYLNNGFKIIDGKLRLSIPKQLKKYLKEEYSITNKFLWIRVPNELLSSNRDVLNSTTRIEFKPLSDDTYKVILTYKVDTPTIKEDNGNYLSIDLGINNLMTCYSNQNQESFIIDGGQYLAINRYFDKKIKHYQSILNGQGKKTSKRIQQLYKKRRKQLFHLIHSATKKVVDYCIKHNISRVIVGDIKNIRDDADLGKQNNQKLHKLPFDIIYHQLEYKLNLQGITLIKKSEKYTSQCSPYSKKVTKKYGDKSNRIKRGLYVDKNNNQAFNADSVGSFNILRKYLQQRRKGKDITLQVKGLSNPVKYSWNDHQFAA; this is translated from the coding sequence TTGAAGTTAGCTAAATATTTTATTCATAAACCTAATCAAACCCAACAAATTGTATTAGGTTGTTTAGCTTATGCTAGTGCTAGGTTATATAATATCGGCAATTATCAACGTAAAAATTGGTCTAAAGATAGTGATAAAGAGTATCCTGATTGGTATAAACAAAAAAAGCAATTAAAAGAAAATTTTTGGTATAAAAATTTACCTTCTCAAACAGCACAGGAAACACTTAAAATTTTAGCTGATAACTGGGATAGTTTTTATCAAAGTAAAAAAGATTATCAAAATAATCCTGATAAATATACTGGTGAACCTAATCCACCTAATTATAAACCTAAAGACAGTAAATTTAACTTCCGTTATCTCAATAATGGTTTTAAAATTATTGATGGTAAGTTAAGATTATCTATTCCTAAACAGTTAAAAAAGTATCTAAAAGAGGAATACTCTATTACCAACAAATTCTTATGGATAAGAGTGCCTAATGAGCTGTTATCCAGTAATAGAGATGTCCTTAACTCAACTACTAGAATTGAGTTTAAACCTTTAAGCGATGATACTTATAAGGTAATCTTAACTTATAAAGTAGATACTCCTACTATTAAAGAAGATAACGGTAATTATTTAAGTATTGATCTAGGCATTAATAATCTAATGACTTGTTACAGTAATCAAAATCAGGAAAGCTTTATTATTGACGGTGGACAATATTTAGCTATTAATCGTTATTTTGATAAAAAAATCAAACATTATCAATCTATTTTGAATGGTCAAGGTAAAAAGACTTCTAAACGTATCCAACAATTATATAAAAAACGACGCAAGCAGCTGTTTCATTTAATCCATAGTGCAACTAAAAAAGTAGTTGACTATTGTATTAAACATAATATATCTAGAGTAATCGTTGGTGATATAAAAAATATTCGTGATGATGCTGACCTAGGTAAACAGAACAATCAAAAACTCCATAAACTACCTTTTGATATTATCTATCACCAACTAGAGTATAAACTTAATTTACAGGGGATTACTTTAATCAAGAAGAGTGAAAAATATACCAGTCAATGCAGCCCTTACAGTAAAAAAGTAACTAAGAAATATGGTGATAAGTCTAATCGTATTAAACGCGGCTTATATGTGGACAAAAATAATAATCAAGCCTTTAATGCCGATAGTGTAGGTTCATTTAATATCTTACGCAAATACTTACAGCAGCGACGTAAAGGAAAAGATATTACTTTGCAGGTTAAAGGTTTATCAAATCCAGTTAAATATAGCTGGAATGATCATCAATTTGCAGCTTAA
- a CDS encoding spore germination protein, protein MWRYLKNWIKDMYTLQQNKRGTTKEKFFNDLTRNEELLTNKFQNIDDIKFRHLKLTNESNQQIDATLVYITNLIDKEIINNNIIKPLLSEDNQNLSLAEKDTETISSKIIDAENIERIDKVNKAVNDILAGKSILLVDQSSHVLSISTQGWEERSVERPITERTVRGPSDGFTENIKTNTGLIRRRIKDKQLKVESFTKGSYTNTQINVLYAEDIVNSKIVAEVKKRLNSINVDQITGPRHIMELIEDNPLSPFDTIYETERPDIATAGMLEGRVTILIDGYPTALVAPMLFMENLVSPEDYYYNFYYTLGARAIRFLGFLVSALLPAIYIAILAFHQEVLPITLVNKIYSAREGVPFPIAIEMIIFGAFFEGIKEAGARIPQALGPSVTIVGALILGEAAINAGLLSPDSVIIGSITGISIFLMPTTEFNNTLLLIRLLFVLGAATSGFFGITLAVLWITMHLTNLRSFGIPFMRPVAPLQLQDLKDFFMRVPYLVMNTRPKSLETEEVNRQNNQPIKRFFFKYDLQEQDTKNEVTDNEN, encoded by the coding sequence ATGTGGCGCTACTTAAAAAACTGGATTAAAGATATGTATACTCTACAACAGAATAAACGAGGAACTACTAAAGAAAAATTCTTTAATGACTTAACTAGAAATGAAGAATTATTAACTAATAAATTTCAAAATATCGATGATATTAAATTTCGCCATCTTAAACTAACTAACGAATCTAATCAGCAAATCGATGCTACCCTTGTTTATATTACTAATTTAATAGATAAAGAAATAATCAATAATAACATTATAAAACCACTCTTATCTGAAGACAACCAGAATTTATCACTTGCAGAAAAAGATACAGAAACTATTAGCAGTAAAATTATAGATGCTGAAAATATAGAAAGAATAGATAAAGTAAATAAAGCAGTTAATGATATTTTAGCCGGTAAATCCATCTTATTAGTTGACCAAAGCTCTCATGTGCTCAGTATTTCCACTCAAGGCTGGGAAGAAAGAAGTGTTGAACGGCCAATAACTGAACGTACTGTCCGCGGACCCAGCGATGGGTTTACTGAAAATATCAAAACTAATACTGGGCTAATCCGGCGTAGAATCAAAGATAAACAATTAAAGGTCGAATCCTTTACTAAAGGCAGCTATACTAATACCCAGATTAATGTACTATATGCTGAAGATATAGTAAATTCTAAAATCGTTGCTGAAGTCAAAAAGAGACTAAACAGTATTAATGTAGATCAAATTACAGGGCCTAGACATATCATGGAGTTAATTGAGGATAACCCTCTTTCTCCTTTCGATACAATTTATGAAACTGAACGCCCTGATATAGCAACGGCAGGAATGTTAGAAGGAAGAGTGACTATTTTAATCGACGGCTATCCCACAGCTTTAGTAGCACCTATGTTATTTATGGAAAATTTAGTCAGCCCTGAAGACTACTATTACAACTTCTACTATACTCTGGGAGCTAGAGCAATTAGATTCTTAGGCTTTCTAGTTAGTGCTCTGCTGCCGGCAATCTATATTGCAATTTTGGCCTTTCACCAGGAGGTATTGCCTATCACCCTAGTTAATAAGATCTATTCAGCCCGGGAAGGAGTTCCTTTTCCGATTGCTATAGAAATGATTATCTTTGGTGCTTTCTTTGAAGGAATTAAAGAAGCAGGAGCCCGCATTCCCCAAGCTTTAGGCCCTTCAGTAACTATTGTCGGAGCCTTAATCTTAGGCGAAGCGGCCATTAATGCTGGATTGTTAAGTCCTGATAGCGTAATTATCGGTTCAATAACCGGAATCTCTATCTTCTTGATGCCGACAACAGAGTTTAATAATACTCTACTGTTAATTAGATTACTATTCGTCCTAGGTGCTGCTACTAGCGGTTTCTTCGGTATAACGCTAGCTGTACTATGGATTACAATGCATTTAACTAATTTAAGATCTTTTGGAATACCATTTATGAGACCAGTAGCCCCACTTCAGCTGCAGGATCTAAAGGATTTCTTTATGCGGGTACCCTATCTAGTAATGAATACCCGCCCTAAATCACTAGAAACTGAAGAAGTAAACCGCCAGAATAATCAGCCGATAAAAAGATTCTTCTTTAAGTACGATTTACAGGAACAGGATACTAAAAACGAGGTGACAGATAATGAAAACTAG